From Nitrospira sp.:
TCCCTATCTGTTGGTCGCGGCCGATATTGCCGGTGTGACGGAGATCTATCGTATCGGCGGCATTCAAGCTGTGGCGGCACTCGCCTATGGCACGAAGACGATCGACCGCGTCGATAAGATCGTTGGACCTGGCAATATCTATGTCGCAACGGCAAAACGGTTGCTGTACGGCACCGTCGGCATCGATATGGTGGCCGGTCCGAGTGAATTATTGGTGGTGGCGGACGGCGATGCAAAACCTGCTCATGTGGCTGCGGACCTGCTCTGCGAAGCCGAACATGACGAAGACGCCCAAGTATTCCTGGTGACGACCTCTGAACGTTTGGCGAAGGATGTGTCCAAGCTGATTGAGAGTCAGTTGAAGGGACTCCAAAGAGAAAAGATCGCGTCGAAATCGATCGCTCGTCATGCCATGGCCTTCGTCGTCCCTACGTTGGATGAGGCCATCGCGGTGGCCAACGAAATCGCAGCGGAGCATCTGACACTTTCGGTGGACAACCCATTTGATTATCTGGAAAAGATTCGTCACGCTGGAGCCCTTTTTTTGGGGCGCTATACGCCGCCTTCAGTGGCGGATTATATCGCGGGGCCGAATCATGTTTTGCCCACGGGAGGAACGGCCCGGTTCTTTTCCCCGCTCTCCGTGAACGACTATGTGAAAGTCAGCAACATCGTACACTACACGAAACAGGAGTTGGCGAAGGTGAAAGACCCGCTGGTTCGCCTCGCGCAGATCGAAGGCTTCGATGCGCACGCCAAATCGGCCCAGAGCAGATTCTCATGAAGAAGAACGGGTCTGCCTCACGTCGGGCGAATATTCACCGAGCGACGAAAGAAACCGATATCCGTGTCGAGTGGACCTTGGACGGCAGTGGAAAGAGCAAGATCGACACCGGCATCCGTTTCTTCGACCATATGCTGGAACTTCTTGCGAAGCACGGGTTCTTCGATCTCATCGTGCAGGCTAAAGGTGACCTCGACATCGACGAGCATCACACTGTGGAGGACGTCGGGATCGTGATGGGCAAGGCGCTGCATCAGGCCTTGGGGGAAAAAGCCGGCATCAAGCGATTTGGGTTTGCCTCTGCGCCGCTGGATGAAACGTTGGCACAAGTCACCGTCGATCTCAGCGGGCGCCCCTTTCTTGTCTACAACGTCGCCTTGCCTGACCGGAAGATCAAAGCCTTCGATCTTGGCCTGTTCGAAGACTTCTTCCAAGCCTTCGTGACCCACGGCGGCCTCAATCTGCACGTCAATCTCATGTACGGCCGCAACCCTCACCACATCATGGAAGCCATCTTCAAGGCTCTTGCCAAGGCCCTCGATCAAGCAACGATGCTGGAAGATCGGCTGGCCGGACAAGTCCTCTCGACGAAGGGGACGTTGTAAGCGTTTCGCGGGGTCTATCAACTGCTCCGCTCACCCTTGATTAAATGTCATCATTGAGGGGGTCTGTCAGGCCTTGCGATCACGCATCAGGCCAATATTAAGCGCAGGCTTTCACGATCGTCGAGGAGAATGTGCAGAAGTCGTCCAGTTGCTTGGTGATAATGGCATGGACCACGTCCAAGTTCAGGCGAGCATATTCGTGAATAGCCACGTTGCGGAACCCCACCACCCGCTGCATGCGCTGAGCCAGGTCAGCCGGAAGAATTCCACCAGTTTGCAGTAGAGAGAAGGCATCGCGGCTGTCCTGCGGTACGCCGAGCTTCCGTTGACTGACCACGTACATGGCAAGATCGATGGACGTTTCACAGGCGCGCTGAAGATTAAGAATGATGGCATCCTGTTTAGTCTGATTGGCGACCAGGTTCTGTGTGTCTCCTGCGCATTCCTCTCGGATGCGCTGAAGGCATCGTTCGATGCTGGCGGATTTGTTCAGGACTACGTCGTTAGCCATACACCCGCCCCCTGTTTGTAATCCCCTTCAGGATCTCTCCGCGCTCTTCATTGAGCCTGGCATAGTCCGAGTAGGCGTACATTTCAAACTCTCGACGGGCTTGCTCATCCTGACTAGCTAAACAGGTGCCGGTGGA
This genomic window contains:
- the hisD gene encoding histidinol dehydrogenase, coding for MKVITQADRSFLPSLKKAALRGRTTGAAVEKTVRTVLQAVERGGDKAVLRYTKQFDKIVLKPEALRVTSEEIKNAYFHIRKDEGDALRLAAQRITSFHERQRTKTWMYQDGDVTLGQVVGPVDSVGVYVPGGKAVYPSSVLMCAIPAKVAGVSRIVMVTPPQKDGINPYLLVAADIAGVTEIYRIGGIQAVAALAYGTKTIDRVDKIVGPGNIYVATAKRLLYGTVGIDMVAGPSELLVVADGDAKPAHVAADLLCEAEHDEDAQVFLVTTSERLAKDVSKLIESQLKGLQREKIASKSIARHAMAFVVPTLDEAIAVANEIAAEHLTLSVDNPFDYLEKIRHAGALFLGRYTPPSVADYIAGPNHVLPTGGTARFFSPLSVNDYVKVSNIVHYTKQELAKVKDPLVRLAQIEGFDAHAKSAQSRFS
- the hisB gene encoding imidazoleglycerol-phosphate dehydratase HisB yields the protein MKKNGSASRRANIHRATKETDIRVEWTLDGSGKSKIDTGIRFFDHMLELLAKHGFFDLIVQAKGDLDIDEHHTVEDVGIVMGKALHQALGEKAGIKRFGFASAPLDETLAQVTVDLSGRPFLVYNVALPDRKIKAFDLGLFEDFFQAFVTHGGLNLHVNLMYGRNPHHIMEAIFKALAKALDQATMLEDRLAGQVLSTKGTL
- a CDS encoding DUF86 domain-containing protein, giving the protein MANDVVLNKSASIERCLQRIREECAGDTQNLVANQTKQDAIILNLQRACETSIDLAMYVVSQRKLGVPQDSRDAFSLLQTGGILPADLAQRMQRVVGFRNVAIHEYARLNLDVVHAIITKQLDDFCTFSSTIVKACA